The Cyclobacterium amurskyense genome contains the following window.
CAAAGACATTAAAGTCGAAATCTGTAATAATGGTATTGATGATGATTCCGATGGACAAATAGATTGTGCTGATGGAGATTGTTCAGAAGATGACAATTGTACAATGGCCGGTTCAGATTACAGGCTAAAAGACAATATTTCTTTTCTTCAATATGGGCTAGCAGAAGCACTGCAATTGGATGCAAAAATCTACACCTATAAATCTGATGAGTCAGCAGAAAAGCGTATGGGTTTTATGGCTCAGGATGTACAAACAATAATGCCTGAATTGGTAAGTATAGATAAATCCGACCAACATCTAAAACTTAAATACA
Protein-coding sequences here:
- a CDS encoding tail fiber domain-containing protein, with the protein product MKPNIQFALILILSIGILSCSLDDDDKDIKVEICNNGIDDDSDGQIDCADGDCSEDDNCTMAGSDYRLKDNISFLQYGLAEALQLDAKIYTYKSDESAEKRMGFMAQDVQTIMPELVSIDKSDQHLKLKYMDLMAVLVNAIKEQQKIIEANQRQIEMLNCEIEMLE